The Macrococcoides canis genome has a window encoding:
- a CDS encoding cytochrome c oxidase subunit I, translated as MEYLTTVDHKKIAILYLIMGGLFFAMGGIEAMIIRIQLAVPENDFVSAGLFNEMITMHGTTMIFLAAMPLLFAYMNATVPLQIGARDVAFPFLNALGFWLFFFGGIFLNLSWILGGAPDAGWTSYASLSLASEGHGIDFYALGLQISGAGTLIAGINFLVTIINMRAPGMTFMRMPLMTWTTLVASALIVFAFPPLTIGLFLLIFDRMFGTGFFVVSQGGNTIIWEHLFWIFGHPEVYILVLPAFGIFSEIFATFSRKRLFGYSAMVFATVLIGFLGFMVWAHHMFTVGMGPTANAIFAVATMAIAVPTGVKIFNWLLTIWGGSIEFTTPMLYALAFIPSFVMGGVTGVMQASAPADYQYHDSYFIVAHFHYVIVGGVVFALLAGLHFYWPLMFGKMLSEKLGKVSFVLFFIGFHLTFFLQHFLGLMGMPRRVFTYLPGQGYDTFNLISTIGALTMAVAVIILLTNVILTTVKGPKVGRDAWGDGRTLEWSLPIPVPFYNFAQTPLVRGLDAFDLEKKQGNGEILPAESLGDIHMPNNSILPFVQSLGLFVAAFGALYLADGQKWALDAVKDLPVQPWAPFVLALGLAITAGAMIARSVIDDHGYHITKEELIEYERGVK; from the coding sequence ATGGAGTATTTAACAACAGTAGACCATAAAAAAATTGCAATTCTTTATTTAATCATGGGTGGATTGTTCTTCGCCATGGGTGGTATCGAAGCGATGATCATTCGTATTCAGCTTGCAGTTCCTGAAAATGATTTCGTCTCTGCGGGATTATTCAATGAAATGATTACGATGCATGGTACTACAATGATTTTCTTAGCAGCTATGCCGCTGTTATTTGCATATATGAATGCAACTGTACCTTTACAGATCGGGGCACGTGACGTTGCATTCCCATTCTTGAATGCATTAGGTTTCTGGTTATTCTTCTTCGGTGGAATCTTCTTAAACTTATCATGGATTTTAGGTGGAGCACCTGATGCAGGGTGGACTTCTTATGCTTCACTTTCACTTGCATCAGAAGGTCACGGTATCGATTTCTATGCTTTAGGTTTACAAATTTCAGGTGCAGGTACTTTAATTGCAGGGATTAACTTCCTTGTAACAATCATCAACATGCGTGCACCAGGTATGACATTTATGCGTATGCCACTGATGACTTGGACAACTTTAGTTGCCTCAGCGCTAATCGTATTCGCATTCCCTCCACTGACTATCGGATTATTCTTACTGATCTTCGATAGAATGTTTGGAACAGGATTCTTTGTAGTATCACAAGGTGGTAACACAATTATCTGGGAACATTTATTCTGGATCTTTGGTCACCCTGAAGTTTATATCTTAGTATTACCGGCATTCGGTATTTTCTCAGAAATCTTTGCAACATTCTCAAGAAAACGTTTATTCGGTTACTCTGCAATGGTATTTGCAACAGTACTTATCGGTTTCTTAGGATTCATGGTTTGGGCGCACCACATGTTCACAGTAGGTATGGGTCCAACAGCAAACGCAATTTTCGCAGTAGCGACAATGGCAATCGCTGTACCAACTGGTGTGAAGATCTTCAACTGGCTGCTTACAATCTGGGGCGGTAGTATTGAATTTACGACACCAATGTTATACGCATTAGCATTCATCCCTTCATTCGTAATGGGTGGGGTTACAGGTGTAATGCAGGCATCTGCACCAGCTGACTATCAATACCATGATTCATACTTTATCGTAGCGCATTTCCACTACGTAATCGTCGGTGGGGTAGTATTCGCGTTACTTGCAGGCTTACATTTCTACTGGCCGTTAATGTTCGGTAAGATGTTAAGCGAGAAATTAGGTAAAGTTTCATTCGTATTATTCTTTATCGGTTTCCATTTAACGTTCTTCCTGCAACATTTCTTAGGTTTAATGGGTATGCCACGTCGTGTATTCACATACTTACCAGGTCAAGGCTATGATACATTTAACTTAATTTCTACTATCGGTGCTTTAACGATGGCAGTAGCAGTAATCATTTTATTAACAAACGTTATCTTAACAACAGTGAAAGGTCCTAAAGTCGGACGTGACGCTTGGGGCGATGGCCGTACTTTAGAATGGTCATTACCTATTCCAGTACCATTCTACAACTTTGCTCAAACTCCACTTGTACGTGGGTTAGATGCATTTGATCTTGAGAAGAAACAAGGTAATGGAGAAATTTTACCAGCTGAATCATTAGGTGATATTCATATGCCGAATAATTCAATCTTACCGTTCGTTCAGTCATTAGGATTATTTGTAGCAGCATTCGGTGCTTTATACTTAGCAGATGGACAAAAATGGGCACTAGATGCCGTTAAAGATTTACCAGTTCAACCATGGGCTCCATTTGTATTAGCTTTAGGTTTAGCGATTACAGCAGGAGCAATGATTGCACGTTCTGTAATTGATGATCACGGTTATCACATTACGAAAGAAGAGCTTATCGAGTACGAAAGAGGTGTTAAATAA
- a CDS encoding COX15/CtaA family protein: MLKEKNLKWLSLFTTVLMLFVQIGGALVTKTGSADGCGSSWPLCHGKFVPTHIPKETLIELAHRGVSGLALLSVTWLVILSIKYIGHKKETKFLCYMSIGFIFAQALIGAAAVMWQQNGFVLALHFGISLISFSSVFLLTLLIFEVDQKFDATKLILQPKLRRHTIGLTSFIYFVIYSGALVRHEKASLACSSWPLCRQGEFTLPQNFFEWVQMSHRTLAFILFIWLTYVAFHAMRNYAQYRVIKYGYMIAFILICLQVTTGALTIFTAVNLYIALLHALFITLLFGLLCYFILLISRAK, encoded by the coding sequence TTGTTAAAAGAAAAGAATTTGAAATGGTTATCATTGTTTACGACCGTGCTCATGCTATTTGTTCAGATTGGTGGTGCACTCGTAACAAAAACAGGATCTGCAGATGGCTGTGGCAGCAGCTGGCCACTGTGTCACGGGAAGTTTGTTCCGACACATATTCCGAAAGAGACATTGATCGAACTCGCTCATCGTGGGGTATCAGGACTTGCACTATTATCAGTGACATGGCTTGTCATACTCAGCATAAAATATATCGGACATAAGAAAGAAACAAAATTCCTTTGTTATATGAGTATCGGATTTATCTTTGCACAAGCATTGATCGGTGCAGCAGCAGTAATGTGGCAGCAGAATGGTTTCGTACTTGCTCTGCATTTCGGTATCTCCTTAATCAGCTTCAGTTCTGTATTTTTACTTACACTGCTGATCTTTGAAGTCGACCAGAAATTTGATGCGACAAAGCTTATATTACAGCCGAAGCTGAGACGCCATACAATTGGGCTCACAAGTTTTATCTATTTCGTTATCTATAGTGGGGCGCTCGTACGTCATGAGAAAGCAAGTCTTGCCTGCTCCAGCTGGCCACTATGCCGCCAGGGAGAGTTTACACTTCCTCAGAACTTCTTTGAATGGGTGCAGATGAGTCATAGAACACTCGCTTTCATCCTATTTATATGGCTGACATACGTTGCATTTCATGCGATGCGCAACTACGCCCAGTATCGTGTCATCAAATACGGTTATATGATTGCTTTCATATTAATCTGTTTACAAGTCACGACCGGTGCATTAACGATATTTACAGCCGTTAATCTATATATTGCTTTACTCCATGCTTTATTTATAACATTACTATTTGGATTGTTATGCTACTTTATACTGTTAATTAGCAGAGCGAAATGA
- the typA gene encoding translational GTPase TypA, translating to MTKLREDVRNIAIIAHVDHGKTTLVDELLKQSGTFRENEQVDERAMDSNDIERERGITILAKNTAIDYKGTRINILDTPGHADFGGEVERIMKMVDGVILVVDAYEGTMPQTRFVLKKALEQNLKPVVVVNKIDKPSARPEEVLDEVYDLFIELEANDEQLDFPVVYASAINGTASLDASTQDENMQSLYETIIDYVPAPVDNRDEDLQFQVALLDYNDYVGRIGIGRVFRGTMEVGQQVSLIKLDGTIKNFRVTKIFGFFGLKRVEIEKAYAGDLIAVSGMEDINVGETVAPVDNPEALPVLRIDEPTLQMTFSVNNSPFAGKEGKFVTARNIQDRLESQLETDVSLRVESVGPDSWTVSGRGELHLSILIENMRREGFELQVSKPEVIVKEIDGKKYEPYERVQIDVPEEHTGSVIESLGTRKGEMVDMVNGGNGQTRLIFNVPARGLIGYRTEFMSMTRGYGILNHTFDEYRPLLKGRIGGRRNGVLVSIDKGVASTYAILALEDRGVNFMEPGTEVYEGMIVGENSRDNDLTVNITKVKAANNIRSATKEQTTTMKKPRILTLEEALEYLNDDELVEVTPESIRLRKKTLDKSQREREQKKAKAALQEEE from the coding sequence ATGACTAAATTAAGAGAAGATGTACGTAATATTGCAATTATAGCCCACGTTGACCATGGGAAAACAACTTTAGTAGATGAACTATTAAAGCAATCAGGAACATTCCGTGAAAACGAGCAAGTTGATGAACGTGCAATGGATTCAAATGATATTGAAAGAGAACGTGGTATCACGATTTTAGCTAAAAATACAGCAATCGATTATAAAGGAACGCGCATTAACATTCTGGATACACCTGGACACGCCGATTTCGGTGGAGAAGTAGAACGTATCATGAAGATGGTAGATGGTGTTATCTTAGTAGTAGATGCTTATGAAGGAACGATGCCACAGACACGTTTCGTATTAAAGAAAGCTCTAGAACAAAACTTAAAGCCGGTTGTAGTTGTCAATAAAATTGATAAACCTTCAGCACGTCCTGAAGAGGTATTAGATGAAGTTTACGATTTATTTATAGAATTAGAAGCAAATGATGAGCAGCTTGATTTCCCTGTAGTGTATGCTTCAGCGATTAACGGAACTGCAAGTTTAGATGCTTCTACTCAAGATGAGAACATGCAAAGTCTATACGAAACGATTATCGATTACGTGCCTGCACCAGTGGATAACCGCGATGAAGATCTGCAGTTCCAGGTTGCATTATTAGACTACAATGACTATGTTGGTCGTATCGGTATTGGTCGAGTATTCCGTGGAACGATGGAAGTTGGTCAGCAAGTATCATTGATCAAGTTAGATGGCACAATCAAGAATTTCCGTGTGACAAAAATCTTCGGTTTCTTCGGATTAAAACGTGTTGAAATCGAAAAAGCATATGCTGGAGATTTAATCGCAGTATCTGGGATGGAAGACATTAACGTTGGTGAAACAGTTGCGCCGGTTGACAATCCTGAAGCATTACCTGTGCTACGTATCGATGAGCCGACGTTACAGATGACATTCTCTGTAAATAACTCACCATTTGCCGGTAAGGAAGGGAAATTCGTTACAGCACGTAATATTCAGGATCGTCTTGAATCACAGCTTGAAACAGACGTATCATTACGCGTTGAATCTGTAGGTCCAGATAGCTGGACTGTATCAGGTCGTGGGGAACTGCATTTATCTATCTTAATCGAGAATATGCGTCGTGAAGGATTCGAGCTTCAAGTATCAAAACCTGAAGTTATCGTCAAAGAAATTGACGGTAAGAAATATGAGCCATATGAGCGTGTACAAATTGATGTACCAGAAGAACATACAGGTTCTGTTATTGAATCTTTAGGAACACGTAAAGGTGAAATGGTAGACATGGTCAATGGTGGTAATGGTCAGACACGTCTTATCTTTAACGTGCCTGCACGTGGACTTATTGGATACCGTACAGAATTTATGTCGATGACACGTGGTTACGGTATACTTAACCATACCTTTGATGAATATCGTCCATTACTTAAAGGACGTATCGGTGGCCGCCGTAACGGAGTACTTGTATCTATCGATAAAGGGGTAGCAAGTACGTATGCGATCTTAGCGCTGGAAGACCGTGGTGTAAACTTTATGGAACCAGGTACAGAAGTATATGAAGGTATGATCGTTGGTGAAAACTCACGTGATAACGACTTAACAGTTAATATTACGAAAGTGAAAGCTGCGAACAACATTCGTTCTGCGACAAAAGAACAGACAACAACAATGAAGAAACCAAGAATCTTAACACTTGAAGAAGCGTTAGAATACTTAAATGACGATGAGTTAGTGGAAGTAACACCAGAATCGATTCGTCTAAGAAAGAAAACGTTAGATAAATCTCAACGTGAAAGAGAACAGAAGAAAGCTAAAGCTGCATTACAGGAAGAAGAATAG
- a CDS encoding YlaN family protein, producing MQENNEYKQKAYDQLNQDADKILQLIKVQMDNLTMPQCPLYEEVLDTQMFGLSREVDFAVKIGLVDADEGKALLVTLEKELSKLHDAFTNI from the coding sequence ATGCAGGAGAATAACGAGTATAAACAAAAGGCATATGACCAGCTTAATCAAGATGCAGATAAAATTCTACAGCTGATTAAAGTTCAGATGGATAACTTAACGATGCCTCAATGTCCACTTTATGAGGAAGTTTTAGATACACAGATGTTCGGGTTAAGCCGTGAAGTTGATTTTGCAGTGAAGATAGGACTTGTGGACGCCGATGAAGGGAAAGCATTACTTGTGACGCTTGAGAAGGAATTGTCCAAGCTGCATGATGCGTTTACCAATATTTAA
- a CDS encoding FtsW/RodA/SpoVE family cell cycle protein encodes MNYLKEFFDYVKHNTKYVDFPLLITYVVLALTGLVMIYSASMVAATRGTLTGGVPVNANYFYIRQLFAIVLSFGIVFVMTYFMSINLLYNKRLQQFAIFGVMALLILTRIFGREVNGAKSWLNLGFMQLQTSELLKIVVIIYLAYIYNKKRNLDKLSTDIIAPLILVGLCSGLVLMQNDFGSTALILMIVGSIFLYSGIAIKTVLKMGALVAASLVAVTLFSLGTGLTNFLGAHQRQRFEVLANPFKDESGAGYHLSNSLLAIGNGGFFGKGLGNGVMKLGYLPEPHTDFILAVIAEELGLLGVIVIISLLFYIVFKGFVYAASARTMFHKLICVGVSSYIGIQTFINLGGISGLIPLTGVPLPFLSYGGSSLMSLSIAIGLLLMTSKDIKRDNERRKVV; translated from the coding sequence ATGAATTACTTGAAAGAATTTTTTGATTATGTTAAGCACAATACTAAATATGTGGATTTTCCGTTGCTGATTACATATGTTGTACTTGCGCTTACTGGCCTGGTTATGATCTACAGTGCGAGCATGGTTGCGGCAACACGGGGGACACTGACTGGTGGAGTGCCAGTAAATGCAAACTATTTCTACATCAGACAGTTGTTTGCAATTGTCCTGAGCTTTGGTATCGTCTTTGTAATGACCTATTTTATGTCGATTAATCTGCTATACAATAAGCGATTACAGCAGTTTGCAATCTTTGGGGTCATGGCACTGCTTATCCTCACGCGAATTTTCGGACGAGAGGTCAATGGTGCGAAGAGCTGGCTGAATCTAGGATTTATGCAGCTGCAGACGTCTGAGCTACTAAAGATTGTTGTAATTATTTATTTAGCATATATCTATAATAAGAAACGTAACCTTGATAAACTGAGCACGGATATTATCGCGCCGCTTATTCTTGTAGGACTATGTTCTGGTTTAGTATTGATGCAGAATGACTTTGGATCTACAGCGCTGATCCTGATGATTGTCGGGAGTATCTTCCTTTATTCAGGTATTGCCATCAAGACAGTCCTGAAGATGGGAGCACTTGTCGCTGCAAGTTTAGTTGCGGTAACATTATTCTCTCTAGGTACAGGTCTTACAAACTTTCTTGGTGCCCATCAGAGACAGCGTTTTGAAGTGCTCGCAAATCCTTTTAAAGATGAAAGTGGGGCTGGATACCACCTATCCAACTCGTTACTTGCTATCGGTAATGGGGGATTCTTCGGTAAAGGATTAGGTAACGGTGTGATGAAACTCGGTTATCTGCCTGAACCTCATACCGACTTTATCTTAGCGGTCATTGCTGAAGAGTTAGGACTGCTCGGTGTCATTGTCATCATCAGTCTGCTCTTTTATATCGTCTTTAAAGGGTTTGTCTATGCAGCAAGTGCACGTACGATGTTTCATAAGCTGATCTGTGTCGGCGTATCCAGTTATATCGGAATACAGACATTTATTAACCTTGGTGGTATCTCCGGATTAATTCCGTTAACCGGGGTGCCATTACCGTTCTTAAGTTATGGTGGTTCGAGTTTGATGAGCTTATCCATCGCAATTGGATTATTGCTTATGACATCAAAGGATATTAAGCGGGATAACGAACGAAGAAAAGTGGTATAG
- a CDS encoding YlaH-like family protein has translation MNFLIGNVSTDPEQRMSFLAKLFAVDKNPEAGMWYLLIAIFILSAIVYNLGFARKLKPWQNVVIYIMLFLGCIVLNFLAVFLPVGESLIIAAIVLGLYRYRLHKERNQKVENRD, from the coding sequence ATGAACTTTCTTATAGGGAACGTAAGCACGGATCCTGAACAAAGAATGTCATTTCTCGCAAAACTGTTTGCAGTAGATAAAAATCCAGAAGCTGGCATGTGGTATTTACTTATCGCAATCTTTATATTAAGTGCAATCGTCTATAACCTAGGCTTTGCACGTAAATTAAAGCCATGGCAGAATGTCGTGATCTATATCATGCTATTTTTAGGATGTATCGTACTTAACTTCCTTGCGGTATTTCTACCCGTCGGAGAAAGTCTGATCATCGCAGCTATCGTGCTAGGATTATATCGCTATCGACTGCATAAAGAACGTAATCAGAAAGTAGAAAACAGAGATTAG
- a CDS encoding cytochrome c oxidase subunit 3, whose translation MAHHEEQMTVERWPSHPETASLEGKNKLLGFWIFLGGETALFASLFATYLALKDHVPSEDHLLAKDLFHLPLAFVMTMLLLTSSLTSVYALYHMKNYDFKKMITWLIITVLLGLGFLGLEIYEFVEYVHKGHTFRSSAFGSAFYFLVGTHGFHVIVGLTWIILLIVRNMKRGLSVYNAAKFNTAALYWHFIDVVWVFIFTVVYLLGVLG comes from the coding sequence ATGGCACATCATGAAGAACAGATGACGGTAGAGAGATGGCCAAGTCATCCTGAGACAGCTTCATTGGAAGGTAAGAATAAATTATTAGGATTCTGGATTTTCTTAGGTGGAGAAACAGCGCTTTTCGCATCACTGTTTGCAACTTATTTAGCACTTAAAGATCATGTTCCTAGTGAAGATCATCTATTAGCAAAAGATCTATTTCATTTACCGCTTGCATTTGTAATGACGATGTTACTTTTAACGTCGTCACTTACAAGCGTGTATGCACTGTATCATATGAAAAACTATGATTTCAAAAAGATGATTACATGGTTAATTATCACAGTACTTCTCGGTTTAGGATTTTTAGGACTTGAAATTTATGAGTTCGTTGAATATGTTCATAAAGGTCATACTTTCCGTTCAAGTGCCTTTGGTTCAGCATTCTACTTCCTAGTAGGTACTCACGGATTCCACGTTATCGTTGGATTAACTTGGATTATCCTATTAATCGTGCGTAATATGAAACGTGGTTTAAGTGTATATAATGCAGCGAAGTTTAATACAGCAGCATTATACTGGCACTTTATCGACGTAGTCTGGGTATTCATCTTTACAGTAGTTTACTTGTTAGGGGTGTTAGGATAA
- the coxB gene encoding cytochrome c oxidase subunit II — MKNNLKNVKLIGLFSLLLMTLAGCGKNELSALRPAGEVAKDQFNLMMLAVGIMVFVIIVVVVIFILAVFKFRRGKVGENFVPKDVHGNHKLEVIWTTIPIILLLILAIPTVMLTFKLADTKAMDKVDAKGKNKEMIVNVTANLYWWEFEYPNQGIVTSQELVVPTDTKVYFRLHSADVKHSFWIPAVGGKMDTNVENINKFYLVFDGKKAQDAKNMFYGKCAELCGPSHALMDFKVKTMDKDQFKTWVSDMKAIKKPVATTDAKEGEKVFKQSCQGCHAVTPTGKGAKGPNLTTFGDRNRVAGVMEHNEENLKKWIKDPESVKPGNKMTGAYKVSDSEIDALAKYLMERKVEK; from the coding sequence ATGAAGAACAATTTAAAAAATGTAAAGCTGATCGGTTTATTCTCATTATTATTAATGACCTTAGCAGGTTGTGGTAAAAATGAACTGTCTGCTTTACGTCCTGCAGGGGAAGTTGCAAAGGATCAGTTTAATTTAATGATGCTTGCAGTAGGTATTATGGTTTTCGTTATTATCGTTGTAGTAGTTATCTTTATTTTAGCAGTATTTAAATTCCGTCGTGGTAAAGTCGGTGAAAACTTTGTACCGAAAGATGTTCATGGAAACCATAAGTTAGAAGTTATCTGGACTACAATTCCGATTATCTTACTTTTAATCTTAGCGATTCCAACAGTGATGCTTACATTTAAACTAGCAGATACGAAAGCAATGGATAAAGTAGATGCTAAAGGTAAGAATAAAGAAATGATCGTTAATGTAACTGCAAATCTGTACTGGTGGGAATTTGAATATCCAAACCAAGGTATCGTAACAAGTCAGGAGCTTGTTGTTCCTACAGATACAAAAGTTTACTTCCGTCTGCATTCAGCTGACGTAAAACACTCATTCTGGATTCCGGCAGTGGGTGGTAAGATGGATACAAACGTTGAAAACATCAATAAATTCTACTTAGTCTTTGATGGTAAGAAAGCGCAAGATGCGAAAAACATGTTCTACGGAAAATGTGCGGAATTATGTGGACCATCTCACGCATTAATGGACTTCAAAGTTAAAACAATGGATAAAGATCAGTTCAAAACTTGGGTATCTGATATGAAAGCAATCAAAAAACCGGTTGCAACTACAGATGCAAAAGAGGGCGAAAAAGTATTCAAGCAGTCTTGTCAAGGTTGTCACGCAGTAACACCAACTGGTAAAGGTGCTAAAGGTCCAAACTTAACAACATTTGGTGACCGTAACCGTGTTGCTGGTGTTATGGAACATAACGAAGAGAACCTTAAAAAATGGATCAAAGATCCTGAATCAGTTAAACCTGGTAACAAAATGACAGGTGCTTATAAAGTTTCAGATAGTGAAATTGATGCTTTAGCTAAATACTTAATGGAACGTAAAGTTGAAAAGTAG
- a CDS encoding cytochrome C oxidase subunit IV family protein produces MSNEIKHTKFNQERYNYEKRSRTEEMRMQVTTFAIMIFLTFVAFAMVAAGLSKEFVIPAVLLLALIQVILQFYYFMHMKHKGHGTAQLFMLTGLFIAGSFIVMALYLTWLGDPLK; encoded by the coding sequence ATGTCAAACGAAATCAAACACACGAAATTTAATCAAGAACGCTATAACTATGAGAAACGTTCTAGAACAGAAGAAATGAGAATGCAGGTAACGACTTTTGCAATTATGATCTTCTTGACATTCGTTGCATTTGCAATGGTTGCAGCAGGATTAAGCAAAGAATTCGTTATTCCAGCAGTTTTATTACTTGCACTAATTCAAGTCATCCTTCAATTCTATTACTTTATGCATATGAAGCATAAAGGGCATGGTACAGCTCAGTTATTTATGTTAACTGGATTGTTCATCGCTGGTAGTTTTATCGTGATGGCACTTTACTTAACTTGGTTAGGTGACCCATTAAAATAA
- the cyoE gene encoding heme o synthase: protein MQNEHILKGVKPVERRLTFKDVKAIVKLGLVQGNLIPAFAGAFIAIMLSGRSFLSSIPELLTMLFGTTLIMAGSCALNNFYDQDIDSIMPSKQNRPSVTGKVSAASILQLSFVLMVVGEILLFMINIETGIIGFLGIFGYVVLYSVWSKRHLVSNTIIGSFPGAIPPLVGYAAIEPSLSSTAWMLFVIMFIWQPAHFYALAIKRSEEYALAGIPMLPSVKGFKRTRLAMLFWVLLLLPTPFFMQELGTVFIALASVLNLGWLLLAISGFRSNIKENKWAMTMFVYSLNYLMIFFVMIVVVTLIQTI, encoded by the coding sequence ATGCAGAATGAACACATTTTAAAAGGTGTTAAACCAGTTGAACGGCGTCTGACTTTTAAAGATGTAAAAGCAATCGTAAAACTCGGACTCGTGCAAGGCAATTTAATACCCGCGTTTGCAGGTGCGTTTATTGCAATTATGTTAAGTGGTCGTTCATTTTTAAGTAGTATACCTGAACTTTTAACGATGCTTTTCGGCACTACACTGATTATGGCAGGAAGTTGTGCGCTGAATAACTTTTATGACCAGGATATTGACAGTATTATGCCAAGCAAGCAAAATCGACCATCTGTAACCGGCAAAGTTTCTGCAGCATCGATATTACAGCTCAGCTTTGTGCTTATGGTCGTCGGAGAAATTCTGTTGTTCATGATTAACATCGAGACAGGAATCATCGGATTTCTTGGCATCTTTGGCTATGTTGTCTTATATTCGGTCTGGTCTAAACGACATCTCGTGTCTAACACAATTATAGGAAGTTTTCCAGGTGCGATTCCACCGCTTGTCGGCTATGCAGCGATTGAACCGTCTCTGAGCAGTACAGCGTGGATGCTTTTCGTCATTATGTTTATATGGCAACCTGCACATTTCTATGCGCTTGCGATTAAACGTAGTGAAGAATATGCACTTGCTGGCATACCGATGTTGCCTTCAGTTAAAGGGTTTAAACGTACAAGACTGGCAATGCTCTTTTGGGTGCTGCTCTTGTTACCGACACCATTTTTTATGCAGGAACTCGGCACAGTATTTATTGCACTTGCTTCAGTATTAAATCTGGGATGGCTGTTATTAGCGATTTCTGGATTTAGATCAAATATTAAAGAAAATAAATGGGCAATGACAATGTTTGTTTATTCTTTAAACTATTTGATGATATTTTTTGTTATGATAGTAGTAGTTACATTAATTCAAACGATTTGA
- the ctaG gene encoding cytochrome c oxidase assembly factor CtaG → MGSISSIRIFGFLANWSPFFLVAIIFTTVVFFLITGRWRHEIPGNRPLKRSEAITFVICMILLYAMKGAPVDLLSHIIFSFHMLQMAVLYLLIVPLLFFAIPEYLIDYCIKQPFIETVFNFLTRPIIALITFNGLFSIYHIPTILDGLKQNATLHSLFTILLFITAFFMWYPIFNRTGLKRKQLSGLVKIGYIFAIGVLLTPACGLIIFASHAMYKTYTDPAAWMSAMSLCVPTGTLQDIVQSSNISGPQYFTNMTPKDDQQTGGVIMKVLQEIFFGFMLFHVFFRWSREERMSPEEITQRSLDEKLQQDAYFNQYR, encoded by the coding sequence ATGGGTAGTATTAGTTCTATCAGGATATTCGGATTTTTAGCGAACTGGAGTCCTTTCTTTTTAGTTGCCATTATTTTCACGACTGTCGTATTTTTCTTGATAACTGGAAGATGGCGTCATGAGATTCCTGGTAATCGTCCATTAAAACGTTCAGAAGCAATTACATTTGTTATATGTATGATTTTGCTGTATGCAATGAAAGGTGCACCAGTCGATCTACTAAGTCATATTATCTTTAGCTTCCATATGTTACAGATGGCTGTCCTTTATTTACTTATCGTGCCGCTTTTGTTCTTTGCAATACCGGAGTACTTAATTGATTATTGTATTAAACAGCCGTTTATTGAAACTGTCTTTAATTTCTTGACGCGTCCGATTATTGCACTGATCACGTTTAATGGTTTGTTCTCAATCTATCATATCCCGACGATACTAGATGGATTAAAGCAGAATGCGACACTGCATTCATTATTTACAATTCTTTTATTTATTACCGCATTCTTTATGTGGTATCCAATATTTAATAGAACAGGTCTAAAACGCAAGCAGCTATCAGGTCTTGTAAAGATCGGCTATATCTTCGCGATCGGTGTATTATTGACACCAGCGTGCGGACTGATAATATTTGCCAGTCATGCAATGTATAAGACCTATACAGATCCAGCAGCATGGATGAGTGCGATGAGCCTTTGTGTACCTACAGGGACACTGCAGGACATCGTACAAAGTTCAAACATTAGCGGACCACAATATTTCACTAATATGACACCGAAAGATGATCAGCAGACTGGTGGCGTTATTATGAAGGTGTTACAGGAGATTTTCTTTGGCTTTATGCTGTTCCATGTTTTCTTCAGATGGTCAAGAGAAGAAAGAATGAGTCCTGAAGAAATAACACAGAGAAGTCTTGATGAAAAGTTACAGCAGGATGCTTATTTTAATCAATACAGATAG